A stretch of the Harpia harpyja isolate bHarHar1 chromosome 5, bHarHar1 primary haplotype, whole genome shotgun sequence genome encodes the following:
- the TNFRSF11B gene encoding tumor necrosis factor receptor superfamily member 11B, whose translation MNKFLCCTLVLLDISIKWTIQDDSPPKYPHYDPGTSRQLLCDQCPPGSYVKQHCTATSPTQCAPCPDQYYAEEWNSNDECQYCSAVCKELQYIKQECTSTQKRICECVEGRYLELEFCLKHKECPPGFGVAQPGTPESDTICKRCPEGFFSNETSSKAACLKHTNCSALGFKIALKGNAVRDNVCQENTDTTPQKCGIDVTLCEEALFRFAVPTQLTPNWLNILADSLPGTKVSTENIEKIKQRHSSQEQTFQLLKLWKQQNKEQDMVKKIIQDIDLCENSVLKHIGHHPNLTFEHLNTLMGSLPGKKVGKEDIERTMKLCQPTEQVLKLLNLWRIKNGDQDTIKGLMYGLKHLKTYHFPKRTIQSLKKVIKFLHRFTMYRLYQKLFLEMIGNQVKSVKVRCV comes from the exons CTCTTGGACATTTCTATTAAGTGGACCATCCAGGACGACTCTCCCCCCAAGTATCCCCACTACGACCCAGGGACATCTCGTCAACTGCTGTGTGACCAGTGCCCTCCTGGGAGCTACGTAAAGCAGCACTGTACAGCCACCAGCCCGACGCAGTGTGCCCCGTGTCCGGATCAGTACTACGCCGAAGAGTGGAACAGTAACGATGAATGCCAGTACTGCAGTGCCGTTTGCAAAGAGCTGCAGTACATCAAGCAGGAGTGCACCAGCACACAGAAACGCATCTGTGAGTGCGTCGAAGGCAGATACCTGGAGCTCGAGTTTTGTTTAAAGCACAAGGAGTGTCCTCCCGGATTCGGCGTTGCACAGCCAG GTACACCTGAGAGTGACACTATATGTAAGCGATGTCCAGAAGGATTTTTCTCAAATGAAACATCATCCAAAGCAGCCTGTCTAAAACACACAAACTGTAGTGCACTGGGTTTCAAAATAGCATTGAAGGGAAATGCAGTTCGTGACAACGTCTGTCAGGAAAATACAGATACGACACCTCAAAAATGTGGAATAG atgTAACCCTGTGCGAGGAGGCTTTGTTCAGGTTTGCTGTTCCTACTCAGCTCACACCTAACTGGCTGAACATACTAGCAGACAGTTTGCCTGGAACAAAGGTTAGCACAGAAAATATCGAAAAGATTAAACAAAGGCACAGTTCTCAAGAGCAGACCTTCCAGCTTTTGAAATTAtggaagcagcaaaacaaagaacAGGATATGGTCAAGAAGATTATTCAAG ATATTGATCTTTGTGAAAATAGTGTCTTAAAGCATATTGGCCACCACCCAAACCTCACCTTTGAACATCTCAACACACTGATGGGAAGCTTACCAGGCAAGAAAGTGGGAAAGGAAGATATCGAGCGCACAATGAAACTATGTCAACCTACAGAGCAAGTTCTGAAGCTTCTCAATCTGTGGAGAATAAAGAATGGCGACCAAGACACTATTAAAGGTTTAATGTATGGACTGAAGCACTTGAAAACATACCACTTTCCAAAGCGAACCATCCAAAGTCTGAAGAAGGTGATCAAGTTTCTTCACAGATTTACAATGTATAGATTATACCAGAAACTCTTTTTAGAAATGATAGGGAACCAAGTTAAATCAGTGAAAGTAAGGTGTGTCTAA